Genomic DNA from uncultured Methanospirillum sp.:
CAGACTTTTGCTCCGGTCATTTTTACCAGGGGACCAAGGTATGCGATATGATCAAAGTGGCAATGAGTGAGCACGATATATCTGATTGATTCCCGGTGGGCCTCTACTGCCATCGGGGTTACCCCGGCATCCACGAGAACGGTTCCCTGTGCGAGATAGGCATTGGCATACATCCCTCTGCCCGGGATGAGCTTGATGGTCATGTGACTTATGATATTCCCTCAAGGCAAAAAGTATGATATGGTGACTCCCCGGGAGTACAGGGTTGATCCTGATCTGCTGAAACAGGCCGCGAAAATCGAACAGATGGAACCTGATCGGCTGGAGCGGCAGATCCGCTCCGGAAGGGTGGTGATACCGGCAAACCCGGGACGGAGGCATCCTGTCTGCGCAATTGGTGAGGGATGCAGAGTCAAGGTCAATGTCAACGTAGGAACCTCACAGGATCTCTGCGATGTTGCCATGGAGCAGGAGAAGGCAGCTGCTGCGATCTCTGCCGGTGCCGACTGCCTGATGGATCTCTCCACCGGTGGTGACCTTCCGAAAATACGCAGCATGATCCTCTCTTTCCCGGTTCCGATTGGGACGGTCCCGATCTACGAGGCTGTCAGGCGGGCGGGAAACGTGGCAGACCTTGATGCTGACCTGCTCTTTAAGGTCATCCGTGAGCATTGTGAGCAGGGTGTGGATTTTCTCACCCTCCATTGCGGGGTGAATCGGGAGGTTGTGCAGAGCCTCCGTCAGGATCCCAGGACTATGGGCGTCGTCTCCAGGGGAGGTTCGTTTCATACCGCGATGATGATCTCCCGGGATGAGGAGAATCCTCTGTGGGAAGAGTATGAGTACCTCCTTGAGATCCTTGCTGAGTATGATGTGGTTGTCAGCCTCGGAGACGGGATGCGGCCCGGTTGCCATGAGGATGCAACACGAGAGGCCAAGACGGTCGAGTACCTGAACCTTGGAAGGCTTGCAAGACAGGCCCACGAGAGAGGGGTTCAGCGTATGATCGAAGGGCCTGGTCATATGCCGATCGATCAGATCGGATATAATGTCAGGATGATCAAGGAACTCACCGCTATGGCTCCCCTTTATCTGCTTGGCCCGCTGGTGACCGACATCGCAGCCGGGTATGACCACATCACCGGGGCCATCGGTGGGGCTATTGCATGCCAGAACGGAGCGAACTTCCTCTGCATGGTCTCGCCGAGTGAACATCTTGCACTTCCCAGGACAACCGATATCATAGAAGGAACAAGGGCCTCGGTTCTTGCAGCCCATGTGGGTGATCTTGCCCAGGGGAATTCTCCAGCCTATGACAGGGAGGTGCAGATGGGGTATGCACGTCGTGACCTTGACTGGGAACGGCAATTTTCCCTCTCTCTCTTTCCTGAACGTGCCAGGGAGATCCATGATCGGGATGGAAACCGCGAGACCTGTTCAATGTGCGGGGATCTGTGTGCCGTGAAGATGGTCAGGGACATATTTGGGTGAAACCGACGCCACAACGGGAAGATTTCCAGGCTCCAGCAGGGTGAGAAAGGTTTTTTAACAGATGATTCCAATTATTTTCTGCAGACGTACGGTAGTCCGGTGATATAGTCGTTTTAAGTACTATCCACCACACGGTGGGTCGTTTCTGAAAAAGCTATGTTTGTCAGTCCGTGGGCATCATTTTGATCCCTGATCTGTGGCCGCTATCTGCGTATGTAAATTAGTTACGTGATTTGCTATGGAAGGAAAGAGACTCTACGTCGGAAACCTGACGTACTCCGTTAATGAAGCCCAGCTCAGGGAATTATTCTCCAAGTATGGTGATGTGGTAAGCGCCAAGGTAATCGAGCAGAAAGGATTCGGGTTCGTTGAGATGGGAACCTCTGAGGAAGCCCAGGCAGCAATGGATGGACTGAATCAGACCGTTTACGAAGGCCGCACCCTCCGTATTGACGAAGCACGCCCGATGCAGCCACGCCGCGAGTTTGACCGCGGTGGCTACAGTGGCGGCGCCGGACGCCGGTACTAAAATAAAAAACCTTAAAAAGATCTTTTTTTATTGAAATTTGAATAATTCTTCACATGGGTATAAGTACCTGTAGAGATAATGCTTTAATACAGACGCAGGAATATCCTGACAATAGTTTTCGTGAGCATTCTTCGTCATTGACGAACAATCGTTTTCAGGCTGTTTTCGGTACTCCACTGATTTATTCTGAATTTTATCAGGATGGCCAGCTCGCGGATGTAACATAAGGAATCTGTGATTTAGCAATGGAAGGAAAGAGACTCTACGTTGGGAACCTGACTTACTCAGTGAATGAAGGTCAGCTTCGTGACTTATTTACCCAGTACGGCGAAGTAGCAAGTGTAAAAGTTATCGAACAGAAAGGATTCGCCTTTGTTGAGATGGGAACCTCCGAGGAAGCCCAGGCAGCAATGGACGGACTGAACCAGACTGTTTACGAAGGCCGTACACTCCGGATTGACGAAGCACGCCCAATGCAGCCACGCAACGACTATGGCAGCGGTGGCGGCTTTGGCGGCGGAAACCGTCGCCGGTACTAATTAACTCAATATCTTCTTTTTTTAACCATTAATCTCGATTGAGACTACGACGACCGAGGTTATCTCTCCGGTTGCGGTATTGATAACCGGGCTGAAGGTTCTAACAAATGAACGTTCATCAATATTGTACTGCTCCCGCAAAGACTTCTTACAGTCAAACACCTGTTGAATTGCCCGTGAAAATCGGTCTGATGCATCTGGTGAGTGGTAGTCATGATAGCGCCTGCCTTGGTAGTCTTCGTCAGTAATTCCAAGACGGGTTTTGTGATGTGAGTTCATGTAGAGGTATCTGCATTCCCTGTTAACCGAGTAGATCGAGTCCTGAGTAGACTCAACAAGTATCTGGTACTGGGCTTCGAGATTTGAAAGAGCCTGTTCAAGATGTTTGGTCCTGGTAATCTCGGTCGAGACGACGGTGACTGCAATTGTGAGTTCAACGATCGCGTTCTTCACCGGACTCATGGTTCTCACGAACCACCTGCCATCGTGCTGGTACTCATCCTGCAGGGGTCTGCTGGTACTGATGACCTCACGGACTAGTGTGATGAACCGTTCTGACTCTTCGGATGAGTGAAGATCGGTGTAACTGAGTCCACTGTCCCGTGAATTGGCAATCCCAAGCCTGTTCTTATGATGGGAGTTCATGAAGAGGTACCGGCCTTTGCGATCCACCATGTAGATGGAGTCCTCCGTGCATTCAACCAGGGTCCGGTAATTGGTCTCAGACTGAAGAAGGGCCTCCTCTATTCGTTTGCGGAGAACAGCCTGTTGGATCATATTTTTGAGTTCTGCAAACTGCACCTTGGGATCTGTCCCCTTCTGAAGGTAGAAGTCAGCTCCTGAGTTCAGTGCTTCGATGACAATCTCTTCCCTGCTTCTCCCGGTGAAGATGATGAACGGCTTCTCAATCCCGTCATGCTTAATTATCTTTAAAAACTCGATCCCATCCATCGATGGCATCTCGTAATCTGAGACGATTGCATCATACTTTTTCTGGCTGAGCATTGTCAGTGCCTCCTGTGCTGACAATGCTGTATCGACAGTGATGTCTCCTCCCTTCTCAAGGAATAACCGTGTAATGTCGAGGAGTTCTTCCTGGTCATCAACTAGCAGAATCTTTATCATAATTTCCCTCTCTCTTGCATGTGGTAGTTCCCATTGTGATCAGCAATGCCAAGTTGCCTGTAATTGCCGCGTGGAATATTCATCTCAAATCGAACTCCTTCTCCTGGTATCCCTTTCTCTCTGATTGTTATCCTGGTGATGGCGAATATCTCTCTGATAAGAAAGAGCCCGAGCCCTGTGTGCTTGCCGTACCCTCTCAGAAAGATCTTCTCCTTCTCGTCAGTTGCGACCCCTTCCCCGTCATCTGAGTAGATCAGGATAAGGTGGTCTCCTTTTCGTTCGGATGAGAGGGAGATGGCAGTTATATTGTGCCCGTGTCTGAGTGAATTATCAATGAAGTTGGCAAAAACCCTTGCAAGAAGTGGATCAGCGTAGATCCACATTCCATCTACTGACGAGCTTACTCTGATCCCTTCCCTCTCAAGATCTGATGAAACCCCGGCAAAGACCGTGCCGATCTCCTGCCAGACAGGTGTCTTCATGCCGACCAGTTCATAGTCGCTTGTGAACGATATGATCTCACCGATAGACCTGATGAGAGCGACCTCTTTTTTCATCAGCACGAGTAGTTCGCTGTTTTCGGTCATATCCTCTGAGATCTCCATATACCCGGTCAGGGCTGTGATCAGGTTGAGAATGTCGTGGCGGGTAAGTGTCGAGAGAAGACTCAGTTTTTTATTTACTGTCTTCAATGCCTCTTCCTGACGGTTCCTGATGATGAGCCGCCACATCCCTGCCATGAGAACTGTGAGTTGGAGCTGATCGGACTCATCGTATGGGGATGGTTTGTCTGCAACACCTGCGATGGCGACCACCCGCTCCTGTTCGATGACGGGAATGAGTAAAACGCGCTGGATTTCCTGATCCACCACCAAAATCCTTCTGATAAGGCTGCCAGATTCAGAATGGGTCGTGAGAACAACCGGCTTTTTACTTCTGATCATACTGGCAAGGACGGGAAGATCATCAGTCGGGAGTGCCATCTGCCTGATGGCGGGCATTTTCCTGTTCATTCCCTCCTCTCCTGACCACAGGGCTTCTATGGTTACCTGATCATCTTCCTCATTCACAAAACAGATGAATCCGAGACTGCCTGAAGTCAGGATTGTTCCTTTCTGGATGGTATACGAGGTCACTTCACTCTCAGAAACATCAGTCATCTGGTAGAGAGTGAGCAGGGTTTCCAGCCGGTCTTTATGGGCAGTAAGTTCGATTCGCTGCTTTTTCAGTTCTGTGATTTCATGGATGGAGACGATCGACTCATCTCCGTCAGGGAGTACTCCTACACTAATAGAAAAAAATCTGGGATCCCCATCTTTGTCGGGAAGGGTGATCTCACAGCGGGAGGGTTTCTCTGGCCTCCGGTCCTGGAAACACACAAGAACAGTCTCGCGTTCAGGTTCAATTAGCAGATCAAAGAACCTGACTTCTGCCTCAGCTACAGGGTCCTGAATACCAAAGAGAGTTGTGAAGTGAGAGTTTGCCCTGATGATTATGCCCTCATCTGTGAGGATAACCATCGGCACTCCTGAGTGCTCAAAGATCGTTCGGTACCGTTCGATCAACTCATCCGATGCCTTCTGGAGAAGGGAATATATGACTTCCTTCTCCTGTACTGCCTGTTCATACTTGAGAGTGAGATGTTGTTCCTCTGTCTTTGCACGTCTGCACAGCCGAAGCAGTTCCTTCCCTGTCTCATCAGGGAGATCAGGTGAGATTTCACCTATGATCTGCTCAATTCTTTCGAGGCTCTTCATCTTCGCCGTCTCTGTCTTATTGTGACCAGTGAGAATGTCTCGTTATGGAACTCGCACTCCTCGTGTTCGTTCATACCGATCTCGCCGTAGCTGAAAAAACCGATGAGCGGTGCAGTTCCTGCCTGGTATGCAGCATTGATCTCGTCTGCTACATGTGTACCGGTTGCGTTGTGTCGTGCCATACAGGAGAAAAGGAGGAGCAGATGAGCACTTTGTATCTCCTTGTAAAACCGGGTAATATCGTTTATACTAATACGGATTGTCTCCCTTCCGGGAGATGAAGCAAGTCTGACAACGGATCCCTGGGGAACGCTCCCCCCGAAGATGAGTGCATGGGAAGATCGGTCTACACCAACTGGAGTTCTGATATATTCAGAGCCTTCCTTTCTTTTTATTATAAGCGGAAACGATGCTGTGAGACGTGGAACATCCTCTTCCCTGATACCCAGGTACTGCAGATAGAGATCTATTGCCGGCTGGTTGTTGATGGAGTATACCGCATTTCCTTCTGAGCTGGTCACAATCTTCTCCATCCCGACTCCCCGCCAGCCACTTGTTACCAGGCCGTGTATCTCGAACGCTGTGCCTTCCAGGATAAGGGCTGCCACCCCGTCTGAAGAACAGATGCCGCTCGTAAAAACAAAGGTCTCCTCGTACCTGCCGTCATCGCCTGCCCGACCCCCGTATATCTTTGCAGGCCCGGCCAAAGACTCACTTATCCCTCTGAGGATCTCCTCCCCGTCCATTGCCAGACCGCTGATGAAGATAAAAAAAACCGGATTTTTGAACTGATTCTCGCCATACTTCCCGATGGATCTTCCGAGATCGAATGAAGAGAGATCATTTCGGTCAAAAATCTGTACCCTGAAGACAGCAGGATCAGGGTTGAGAAGACACCCGACAGCTGAGAGTTCTGACATCGGTGACTCTCCCCTTCCAGGGAGGATCTCACCTGCGGTTGAGCATCCGATTACTGGAAAAGGGAGTGTTGAGAGCTTGGATGCAAGGTCTTCAATGCCTAGAGTGACTGACGAGAAGAGGATACCTAATGTGGGATTTTGGAGAGCTGACTCTGATATCGCTGAGAGGATCTCGCCAGGAGATTCGCCATACAGGGTGACGGTCCGCAGGCACATAGATCTGATATGACCTCTCCCTTTCCGGATATGAAGATTCCTGCATCAGATACTCTCTGCACAAGCAACTGTCTCTGGCAATATTGTAAATAACTCATCTGCACAGATTCAGGATTCTTACTGCGAGATGAGCTGCATTTTGCCCATTGTCAACCCCGACACAGGCAACCGGTACACCCTTTGGCATCTGCACGATCGAGAGCAGAGCATCTAATCCTCCCATCAGTTTTCCTGATACCGGAACACCGATAACCGGCTTTTCTGTCTTTGAGGCTACGACTCCGGGAAGTGCTGCAGAGAGTCCGGCAATGCAGATGAACACGTTTGCATCTGATCCTGTAACATACTCATCAAGCCTGTCAGGGTTCCGGTGGGCTGATATGACCTGGTAGTCATACGATATACCCTTCTCTTTCAGAACTGTCCAGACTTTCTCTGCTACCTCTTCATCAGAGGCAGAACCGCAGATGATGCTCACATCAACCATAATCTTCCAAGATATAATCAGGCAGTAGTGGTATAAGTATACCTGAATTGTATGGAAGATGAGACTCTCCTGATGCTGCCAGGTCCGGTACCACTCCCTGAACGGGTGCGGTTCGCGATGGCAAGGCAGGCTATCAACCACCGCGGTGCCGATTTTGGCGGTGCCTATTCTGATATCGTCCGTGTGCTCAAGACATGCTTTGGGACAGATAACGATCTCGTGGTCATATCAGGATCAGGAACTGCAGGGATGGAGGCCGCAGTCTCCAACTTCGGAAAGGGCAGAAAGATGGCTCATCTCATCAACGGAAAGTTTGGTGAGCGGCTCCGGAAGATTGGTGAGCGGTATGGCGAGACGGTCCCTATCGAGTCCGAGTGGGGAACTCCTCTGAACCTTGAAGCCTTAAAGGAAGCACTCGAGAACGGTTGTGAGGTCGTAACCATGGTTCACAACGAAACCTCTGCCGGTATCCTCAATCCGGGTGCAGAAGTCGGAAAGATCTGCCGCAAGCACGATGCTCTCTTCATCATGGACGGAGTCACCTCCATCGGCGGAGAT
This window encodes:
- the thiC gene encoding phosphomethylpyrimidine synthase ThiC, whose protein sequence is MVTPREYRVDPDLLKQAAKIEQMEPDRLERQIRSGRVVIPANPGRRHPVCAIGEGCRVKVNVNVGTSQDLCDVAMEQEKAAAAISAGADCLMDLSTGGDLPKIRSMILSFPVPIGTVPIYEAVRRAGNVADLDADLLFKVIREHCEQGVDFLTLHCGVNREVVQSLRQDPRTMGVVSRGGSFHTAMMISRDEENPLWEEYEYLLEILAEYDVVVSLGDGMRPGCHEDATREAKTVEYLNLGRLARQAHERGVQRMIEGPGHMPIDQIGYNVRMIKELTAMAPLYLLGPLVTDIAAGYDHITGAIGGAIACQNGANFLCMVSPSEHLALPRTTDIIEGTRASVLAAHVGDLAQGNSPAYDREVQMGYARRDLDWERQFSLSLFPERAREIHDRDGNRETCSMCGDLCAVKMVRDIFG
- a CDS encoding RNA-binding protein, with protein sequence MEGKRLYVGNLTYSVNEAQLRELFSKYGDVVSAKVIEQKGFGFVEMGTSEEAQAAMDGLNQTVYEGRTLRIDEARPMQPRREFDRGGYSGGAGRRY
- a CDS encoding RNA-binding protein; this encodes MEGKRLYVGNLTYSVNEGQLRDLFTQYGEVASVKVIEQKGFAFVEMGTSEEAQAAMDGLNQTVYEGRTLRIDEARPMQPRNDYGSGGGFGGGNRRRY
- a CDS encoding response regulator — translated: MIKILLVDDQEELLDITRLFLEKGGDITVDTALSAQEALTMLSQKKYDAIVSDYEMPSMDGIEFLKIIKHDGIEKPFIIFTGRSREEIVIEALNSGADFYLQKGTDPKVQFAELKNMIQQAVLRKRIEEALLQSETNYRTLVECTEDSIYMVDRKGRYLFMNSHHKNRLGIANSRDSGLSYTDLHSSEESERFITLVREVISTSRPLQDEYQHDGRWFVRTMSPVKNAIVELTIAVTVVSTEITRTKHLEQALSNLEAQYQILVESTQDSIYSVNRECRYLYMNSHHKTRLGITDEDYQGRRYHDYHSPDASDRFSRAIQQVFDCKKSLREQYNIDERSFVRTFSPVINTATGEITSVVVVSIEING
- a CDS encoding PAS domain S-box protein: MKSLERIEQIIGEISPDLPDETGKELLRLCRRAKTEEQHLTLKYEQAVQEKEVIYSLLQKASDELIERYRTIFEHSGVPMVILTDEGIIIRANSHFTTLFGIQDPVAEAEVRFFDLLIEPERETVLVCFQDRRPEKPSRCEITLPDKDGDPRFFSISVGVLPDGDESIVSIHEITELKKQRIELTAHKDRLETLLTLYQMTDVSESEVTSYTIQKGTILTSGSLGFICFVNEEDDQVTIEALWSGEEGMNRKMPAIRQMALPTDDLPVLASMIRSKKPVVLTTHSESGSLIRRILVVDQEIQRVLLIPVIEQERVVAIAGVADKPSPYDESDQLQLTVLMAGMWRLIIRNRQEEALKTVNKKLSLLSTLTRHDILNLITALTGYMEISEDMTENSELLVLMKKEVALIRSIGEIISFTSDYELVGMKTPVWQEIGTVFAGVSSDLEREGIRVSSSVDGMWIYADPLLARVFANFIDNSLRHGHNITAISLSSERKGDHLILIYSDDGEGVATDEKEKIFLRGYGKHTGLGLFLIREIFAITRITIREKGIPGEGVRFEMNIPRGNYRQLGIADHNGNYHMQERGKL
- a CDS encoding FIST N-terminal domain-containing protein gives rise to the protein MCLRTVTLYGESPGEILSAISESALQNPTLGILFSSVTLGIEDLASKLSTLPFPVIGCSTAGEILPGRGESPMSELSAVGCLLNPDPAVFRVQIFDRNDLSSFDLGRSIGKYGENQFKNPVFFIFISGLAMDGEEILRGISESLAGPAKIYGGRAGDDGRYEETFVFTSGICSSDGVAALILEGTAFEIHGLVTSGWRGVGMEKIVTSSEGNAVYSINNQPAIDLYLQYLGIREEDVPRLTASFPLIIKRKEGSEYIRTPVGVDRSSHALIFGGSVPQGSVVRLASSPGRETIRISINDITRFYKEIQSAHLLLLFSCMARHNATGTHVADEINAAYQAGTAPLIGFFSYGEIGMNEHEECEFHNETFSLVTIRQRRRR
- the purE gene encoding 5-(carboxyamino)imidazole ribonucleotide mutase translates to MVDVSIICGSASDEEVAEKVWTVLKEKGISYDYQVISAHRNPDRLDEYVTGSDANVFICIAGLSAALPGVVASKTEKPVIGVPVSGKLMGGLDALLSIVQMPKGVPVACVGVDNGQNAAHLAVRILNLCR